The stretch of DNA TTCGACGACGCCGATATCGCGTTCCTGAACGGGATGTACCCGCATCACGCGCAGGCACTGGAGAGGGCCGACATGGACCACGGCAGCACGGACCACGGCGACGGCATGATGTCGGCCGATCGGGTGGGTGCCCTGACGGCACTGTCGGGCGCCGAATTCGACCGGCAATGGCTGACCATGATGATCGAGCACCACGAGGGCGCGATCGAGATGGCGAACACCGAACTCGCCGACGGCCAGAACCCGGACGCCAAGCAGATGGCCACCGGCAGCGTGACCGCCCAGCAGCGGGAGATCGCCGACATGCAGGCCCTGCTCGGCTGACCGGCACAGCAAAAGGCCGCGTAACCCGAGGATTACGCGGCCTTTTCGGTGCCTGTTCGCGTTACCGGCTCGTGAAGGGCAGCAGGGCCATCTCGCGAGCGTTCTTGACGGCGACGGCAACCTGACGCTGCTGCTGCGGAGTCAGGCCCGTGACGCGGCGGCTGCGGATCTTGCCGCGGTCCGAGATGAACGTGCGGAGGAGGTTGATGTCCTTGTAATCGACGTACTCGATCTTGGCCGCGAACAACGGGTTCTTCTTGGGCTTGCGGCCCTCGACGGGACGCGGCTTCTTCGACGGTGCTCTCTTGACTGCCATCTTCTTCCTTTACCAGCTCGACTTGTGGACGCCTGGCAGCTCCCCGCGGTGCGCCATCTCGCGAACACGCACGCGAGAGAGCCCGAACTTCCTCAGGTGGCCGCGCGGACGTCCATCCGCAGCGTCTCGATTGCGCAATCGTACCGGACTCGCGTCGCGGGGCAGACGCTGCAGTGCCGCGCGGGCCTCCGCGCGCTCGTCTTCGCTGCTCGACGGTCGGCGGATGGTCTCCTTCAGCTCCGCGCGGCGCTCGGCCCAGCGCGCCACGACGATCTTGCGCTGCTCGTTCTTCGCGATCTTCGACTTCTTTGCCATCTGCGGTGTCTTCTACTTCTCTTCTCGGAAATCGACGTGCTTCCGCGCGACCGGGTCGTACTTCTTCATCACCAGGCGGTCGGGGTCGTTGCGGCGGTTCTTGCGGGTCACATACGTGTATCCGGTGCCCGCCGTCGACTTCAGTTTCACGATCGGGCGGATTTCGTTGCGGCCGGCCATCAGACCTTCTCCCCGCGGGCGCGGATCCGGGCGACGACGGCTTCGATGCCGTCCCGGTCGACGGTCTTGATGCCCTTCGCGGAGAGCGTGAGGGTGATCCGCCTGCCTTCGCTGGGCAGGAGATACGTCTTCTTCTGGATGTTCGGGTCCCAGCGCCGGTTGGTGCGCTTGTGGGAGTGCGACACGGACTTGCCGAATCCTGGCTTGCGTCCGGTCACCTGGCAGTGCGCCGACATGGGCGTTCCTCTCTGCCCTCCGCGACTACTGCGCGAGAGGGTGATGACAATCATTTTCGACAACGGCGAGATTCCAATGTAGCGTTCTGTCCACGTAATGACAATCGTTATCGAAAGGGTGCTCGTGAACGAGATACTCGACGGCCGGACGCCGCTGATCCTGGTTTCCGGCTGGAGCGGCCCCGCCGAGGAAGCGGCGCGCTCGCTCCTCCGCGAAGGCACCGTCGTCGTGCATCACGACCTCGACCTCGTGCACGAAGGCGTCGTGCGCCGCACCGTCACCACGCTGGAGTCGGGGGCGCCGCGTGAGCGCCTCCGCATCCTCGAACTGGCACACGGCTGCATCTCCTGCACGCTGCGCGAGGACCTCCTCCCGCTGATCCGCCGCCTGCACACCCGCAGTTCGGTGCAGCGCATCGTGCTGCACCTCGACCGCGGGCTCGAACCCGAGGCCGTGTGCTGGGCGGTCGAGCACGTGTCGGTGTCCGGTGTGGTGGGGCAGATCGACGGTCCGGCGTCGCGGGACGTGCGTGTCGACGGCGTCGTCACCTGCCTCGACGCGGGGTCGTGGCTCGCCGACGCCACCGGCGACGACGCGCTGGACGACGACCGGACCGTGGCGCAGGTGGCGGTCGGGCAGGTGGACTTCGCCGACGCCCTCGTCGTGTCGGGCAGCGCCGGCGACGGGTGGCAGCAGGCCCGGCTCCACGCCGTCCTGGCCCGGCTCGCACCGGGCGCACCGATCAGCTGGGGTGGGGGCACCCCCGACGTCGAGCGACTGCTCCTCGACATCCCGGCCGGCGCACGGCGTGGTGAGCCGTCCCATGCCCACTCACCGCTGCTGCGTGGACAGCCGCCGCTGTCCCACGACTGCGGCGTCATGCTCGTCGAGTTCACCGCCACCCGGCCGTTCCATCCGGAACGACTGCACGAGGCCGTCGACGTGCTCCTCGACGGCGTCGTCACCTCGCGCGGACGGGTGTGGGTCGCGACGCAGCCGGACGAGGCGCTGTGGCTCGAGTCGGCCGGTGGGGGACTGCGGGTGGCAAGCGCCGACCGCTGGCTGGCCGCCATGACCCCGGAGGAACAGGAACAGGCCGGGGTCGCGCGTCGCGCGATGGCAGCGCTGTGCTGGGACGAACGCTTCGGCGACCGGCACACCTCGATGGTGGTGCTGGTGCACGCCGCGGACCCCACCGAGATCGACCGCACGCTGCAGTGGGCGCTCGTCACCGACGACGAACTTGCGGACGAAGCCGCATGGCAGTCGTGGCCCGACCCGTTCGGACAGTTCCACGAAGACCCCTGCGAGAGCAGCGAATCACCCTACGCAGAACCCGAATCGAGAGAGGGACACGAATGAAACCAGGAATCCATCCCGACTACCACCCCGTGGTGTTCCAGGACGCGAGCACCGGAACCACGTTCCTCACACGGTCGACGCTCACCAGCGACCGCACTGCCGTGTGGGAGGACGGCAACACCTATCCGCTGGTGGTCGTGGACGTGACCAGCGAGTCGCACCCGTTCTGGACCGGCGCGCAGCGCGTGATGGACACCGCGGGCCGCGTCGAGAAGTTCGAACGCCGCTATGGAGTGCGCAAGCGCCCGTGAGTACTTGTTAACCGCCGGCGGTTAACAAGTACTCACAGGCCGGAGGCATCGCGTGCGAACCTTGGCGGGTGCTGCTGTACATCCTGGAACTGGTGGGCATCGCGGTGTTCGCGGCGTCGGGCGCCCTGGTGGGGGTGACGAAGCGCCTGGACATCTTCGGTGTGTGCGTGGTCGGTGTGTTCACCGCTCTCGGTGGCGGCATCGTTCGCGACGTCCTGCTGGGCATCCATCCGCCGACGTCCTTGGGTAGCTGGCCGAACCTCGGCACGTCGTTCGGCATGTCGTTGCTGGTGTTCTTCCTGCATTCGACTGTCGGGCGGCTCCGCCGGGAGATTTTGGTGCTGGACGCCCTGGGGATGGGCCTGTTCGCGAGCACGGGCGCGGTGATCGCGCTCGACCACGGGGCGAGTCCGCTGGCGTCGTGCCTCATCGGCGGTACGGCGGCGATCGGCGGCGGCATCCTGCGTGACGTGCTGGTGAACGAGGTCCCGTTGCTGTTGCAGCGGGACTTCTACGCGGTGCCGGCGTTGCTCGGCTCGGCGCTGGTCGTCGCGGTGAGCGAGTGGGGTTCGGGTACCGATGTGGCGCTGGTGGTGGGGACGGTGTTCGCGTCCGCGCTGCGGCTGGTGGCGTTGTGGCGGAACTGGGGGCTGCCGGGTCCGCGCGTCCTCGAGTGACCGGCGACAACCCGTGTCGAGGTCCCTTCTCAGACATATCTCAGTTGATCGGGCCAAACTGTCGGGTATGCGCATTTTGGTGGTCGACGACGATCGCGCCGTGAGGGAGTCCCTACGGCGGTCTCTCAGCTTCAACGGGTACTCGGTGGAACTGGCCGTCGACGGTATCGATGCTCTCGAGAAGGTCGCGAACGCGCGCCCCGACGCGCTCGTGCTCGATGTGATGATGCCGCGCCTGGACGGTCTCGAGGTGTGCCGCCGGTTGCGGAGCACCGGCGACGACCTGCCGATTCTCGTCCTGACGGCGCGCGACTCCGTGTCGGAGCGGGTGTCGGGCCTGGACGCCGGAGCCGACGACTACCTGCCGAAGCCGTTCGCCCTCGAGGAGTTGCTGGCCAGGTTACGTGCGCTGCTGCGCCGCGCGGCTCCGGAGCCGGGCATCGATTCGGAGAAGATGACGTTCGAGGACCTCACGCTCGACCCGGTCACCCGTGAGGTGACGCGCGGCGAGCGGTCCATCAGCCTCACCCGCACCGAGTTCTCGCTCCTCGAGATGCTGATGGCCAATCCTCGCCGGGTGCTCACCCGCGGGCGCATTCTCGAGGAGGTGTGGGGTTACGACTTCCCGACGTCCGGCAACGCGCTCGAGGTCTACGTCGGGTATCTGCGTCGCAAGACGGAGGCGGACGGAGAGACCCGCCTGCTGCACACCGTGCGCGGGGTCGGCTACGTGCTGCGGGAGACTCCTCCGTGATGGCAGTTCCGTTCCACCGAACCGCCGCGAAGTCTGGGGCGGCGAAGCACGACACGCACCACATGTCCCGGCACACCACAGGACCGATCCCGTTACCGCCCGAGATGCGGCCTCCGATGCCGTTGACGCGGTCGGTGTCGCTGCGGTGGCGGGTGACGCTGCTCGCCGCGTCCGTGGTGGCCATCGCGGTGGCGGTGATGGCGATCGCCGCGTACGCCGTGGTGTCGCGGGCCCTGTACGCCGATGTCGACAACCAGTTGCGGAACCGCGCGTCGGCGCTGATCGACAGCAACCTCGTGACGTTCGATCCGCGCTATATCGCGGGCGCGACGCTGTACACGACGGACATCAGTGTGGCGCTGATCTTTCCGGACCTCGACACGTACACGCCTCCGGGTTCCAACGTGCCGATCGGCGAGCCGGAGCTGTCGGTGGCGCGCGGCGAGCAGGAAACGTCCCTGCGCACGGCCGACAACCAGCGGGTACTGGCCGAGCGCACGCAGGACGGCAGCACGCTGGTGATCGCCCAGCGGCTGGCGCCGACGGGCGCGGTGCTCGACCGGCTGGCGTGGGTTCTGTTCATCGTCGGCGGGTGCGGGGTGGTCCTCGCGGCCGCCGCCGGAACGACGGTGGGGCGCACCGGTCTGCGTCCGATCGCCCGGCTCACCGCCGCCACGGAACGGGTGGCCCGGACCGACGACCTGACGCCGATGCCGGTGACGGGCAACGACGAACTCGCCCGGCTCACCGAAAGTTTCAACACCATGCTGAGGGCGCTCGCGGAATCGCGGGAGCGGCAGAGCAGGCTCGTCGCCGACGCGGGACACGAACTGCGGACGCCGCTCACGTCGCTGCGCACCAACATGGAGTTGCTGATCGCGTCGAGTCGTCCTGGCGCGCCGCACATCCCGGATGAGGACATGGCCGAACTGCGCACCGACGTGGTGGCGCAGATCGAGGAACTCTCGCAGCTGGTGGGCGACCTCGTCGACCTCGCCCGCGAGGACGCGCCGGAAACCGTCTTCGAGAGAGTCGATCTCAGCGAAGTGGTGGACCGCAGCCTCGAGCGCGCGCGACGCCGGCGCAACGAGATCGACTTCACTGCCGTCACCGTGCCCTGGTTCGTCTACGGCGACCACGCGGGATTGTCGCGGGCGGTGCTCAACGTCCTCGACAACGCGGCCAAGTGGAGTCCGACCGGTGAGCAGGTGCGGGTGGCGATGAAACCGGCGGGCGACGGGCTGCTCGAGCTGACGGTCGACGACGCGGGCCCGGGTATTCCCGAGGAGGACCGGGAGCTGGTGTTCGACCGCTTCTACCGGTCCACGGCGTCGCGCTCGATGCCCGGATCCGGGCTCGGGCTGGCGATCGTCCGGCAGGTGGTGGTCAAGCACGGCGGCACGATCGCGGTGGACGTCTCGGAGCGGGGCGGTGCGCTCATCCGCATCGTTCTTCCGGGTGAACCCGAAGCGGAATAGTCTCGAAGCTCGAGGTCTCGGCTAACTCAAAGGCCGGTCTCAGGACCTTCTCAGTCCCACCGGGCACTCTCGTGGACAGAGACGGTGCGACTGCCCCTGCGGGTGGTCGCGGGAGATGGAAGTGATGCGATGACCGAGGATCGACACAGTCACGACGGCGACAGCCGCGACAACGCCGGTGGCGACCGGGGCGGGCGCCCCGACCAGCCGGCCCACCCGCAGCCGCCGGCGCAGGGGTACCACCCGACCGAGCAGTTCCCGACCACTCCGCACAACCCGGCGGGCGGTCCGGCGGGTCAGCAGGCCTATGGCGCCGGGTATCCCCAGGGCAACCCGTACGGTGCGCCGCAGCCCACCCAGCAGTTCGGGCACCCACAGCACAGCGCTCCGGGGCATCCCGGCGCCCAGCATGCGGCCGGGCAGCCCGGGACGCCTCAGGGCCCGTTCCCCGGCCTGCAGGGGCCCGGACAGCCCGGCGGGGGATCGACGGCGACCGCGACCAAGCGTCCCGCGCGCACGGCGATCGTGGTCGGCGCTGTGGCGCTGGCCCTCGTCAGCGGTGGCATCGGTGGCGTCGTGGGTTCCCTGGCAACGGACCGGAACGGCAGCGGCGCCGCGGTGACCAACTCCCTCGACGCCCCCAAGAACAACACCGCGACCCCGGCCGCGAATGCACCGGCAGGATCGGTGCAGGCGGTCGCGAACAAGGTGGTCCCCAGCGTCGTCCAGATCGAGGTGGCCACGGCAGGCGGTTCCGGCGGCGAGGGGTCCGGCATCGTCATCTCGTCCGACGGCATGATCCTCACCAACAATCACGTCGCGGGCGCGGCCGCCAAGGGCGGCAAGCTGACGGTCGCCTTCTCGGACGGCAGCACGGCCGACGCCAAGCTGGTCGGCGCCGACCCGGTATCCGACCTGGCGGTCATCAAGGTGGACGGCAAGACCGACCTCACTCCGATCGAGCTGGGCACTTCGGGCAACGTGCAGGTCGGACAGCAGGTCGTCGCGATCGGTTCGCCCCTCGGGCTCGCCGGGACCGTCACCGAGGGCATCATCTCGGCGCTCAACCGCCCGGTGTCCACCAGCGGGGAGTCCGGCAACCAGAACACCGTCATCGACGCCCTGCAGACGGATGCGGCGATCAACCCGGGCAACTCCGGCGGCGCCCTCGTCAACATGGACGGTCAGTTGATCGGCATCAATACCGCCATCGCGAGCATCGGCGGTTCCGGCGCGGGCGAGCAGAGCGGCTCCATCGGTCTCGGCTTCGCGATCCCGGTCGACCAGGCTCGGCGCATCGCGGACGAGTTGGTCAAGACGGGCAAGGCAACCCAGGCCGTCATCGGGATCCAGGTCCCGTCGCAGGACGCCGCCAACGGTGCCACCGTCGTCGAGGTCACGTCGGGCAGTCCGGCGGAGAAGGCGGGAATTCCGAAGGGCTCGGTGATCACCAAGGTCGACGACCGGGTCATCACCAGCGGCGACGCACTCATCGCCGCCATCCGTTCACACGCACCGGGAGACAACGTGTCCATCACCTACACCGACGGGAACGGATCGAATTCCAAGACCGTCGACGTCACGCTCGGAACCGCCGAACAGGGCGGCCGCTGATGAACACGGGGATTCTCGGGCAGGTCGAGTCCGTTCTGAACGGGGCCACTACGGTAGGGACCATGGACATCGAAGCCTCGCTGGCCGGCCGCGCGCTGGTGGTAATCGTCGACGACCGCACCGCTCACGGTGACGGCAAGGACTCCATCGGGCCTCTGGTGACGGAACTGCTGAACGAGGCCGGCTTCATCGTCGACGCCATCGTCGCGGTGGCGGCCGACGAGGTGGAGATCCGCAACGCGCTCAACACCGCCGTCATCGGCGGCGTCGACCTCGTCGTCTCCGTCGGCGGCACCGGGGTGTCGCCCCGCGACGTCACTCCCGACGTCACCGCCGAGGTCCTCGACCGCGAGATCTCGGGAATCTCGGAGGCCCTCCGGTCTTCGGGTCTCGCCGCCGGTTCGCTGGATGCCGGTCTTTCCCGCGGGCTCGCCGGCGTGTCCGGCAGCACACTCGTGGTAAACCTCGCCTCCTCGCGCGCCGCGGTCCGGGACGGCATGGCCACCCTGACGCCGCTTGCGTCCCATGTGATCTCCGAATTGTCCGGTCTGGAAGGCTGAGACGATTTCTCGTTCCGACGAGCCGGGTTCGCACAGCGAGCCCGACGAGCAGGCAGTTCCGAGCCGGGCCCCGATCGACAGGGCCCGGCTCGAGCGCATCTTCGGGGAGGTTCTCCCCGGCACCACCGCGGACGAACGCGAACCCGGGGAAGGGTCCTCCTCCGAGTCCACCAGCGACGAATGGCTGCGCCGTCAACGCCCCCCACATCACGGGTAGTTACCTTCGAAACCCTCACCTTAAGCAAATCGTGATCTGCGGTCGTGGGTAGCGATCAACGTGAGTTTTTGTGCTATGGACCGGGGTGTAATTCCCCTGGGGGAAGTGCCGTACCCGGCGTTCTTTCAGGCTTCGCATTTCGGTCAGAACAGACATCCTTCGAGCTCGTGAACCGAATGTAAACGTTACCGAACTTAACGTGAACGGCCAGTGAACCTGCTGGTCACAGAGTCGACGAATGGTCGGAATTCTCTCGCAAATCCCACACGTTGGACACGTTTCGGGGTGTGGCATACATCACGATTCTGTTTCGGCAGGAATTAATTGCTTAGGCAACCACCTGCCGGTTACTGTCCTCGGCGAGTCAGTACTGGAGATGGAGGGCAGGGTCGATGTGCCGTTGCCCAGTCGGAACTCTGACGCTTCGTCAGTGATTTCGTCTTCAGCGCGGTTATCGAGCTGTGATCATCCGTAGTTCACTCTGCGGACATCACAGCTCTGGATACTGCGCTGGGCCCGACATGGACCACTCCTCAGTCTCGAAGGTCGTGACTGGGAACCAGCAGAATCCTGATGAGGGGAACGAATGAGCGAGAACCGAAAGACCGGCCTGCGCCGTGGAGCCCGCGTTGCCGGCCTTGGTGCCGCTGCGGCTGTAGTCCTCGGCCTGATGTCCACGGGTGCGGCCAACGCCGACACCTTCGTGCCGCTGCCGGGTGGCGAAAAGGTCGTCAACGCGGGAAGCGTCACGGCCAAGATCGCCCGCAACGCGGAGAGCGCTCTGGTTTCGCCGTCGCTGGCCGCCAACGGTGCCGGCCGCGTTGCCTGGGTTTCGGGTGACGTGTTCGCCGAGCTCGGTGGCGAGATCCCGGAGGAAGGCGCAACGCTGACCACCGGTTACATCGTGGGTTGCCAGATCGACATCACCGGTCTCGAGGGTGGCCTCGGTGGCAGCCTGTCGTCGGGTGGCCTGGATCTGTCGGGTTCGCTGAGCGTGCCGATCGCCCCGGGTGAGGTCAAGTTCGCGAAGGTCAAGTCGAAGACGGACCTGAAGCCGGGTGTGTCCGCGATTCAGTACCGCGACCAGCAGATCGAGGTTCAGGGCTGCGGCGGTTACGCCCAGGCCCGCGCATACACCGTCCTCGAGATCCCGGGCAACCACTACGTCAAGTCGACCCTCTACGGGCAGCCGTTCAGCATCGGCTGATCGCTCGTAAGCAGACCCCAATTCACGACTTCTCGCGTAAGCGACATTCACCCTAGAGGGGAACAATGAACAGCAAGACCCTGCGCCACGGCGCCAAGGCCGTCGGCGTGGTCGGCGCGGCCACCGTCGCGATCGGCCTCTTCTCCACGGGTGCGGCCAATGCCGACACCTTCGTTCCGTTGCAGGACGGAACCATCACCCAGACGCTGCTCGACGGCTCCGTGGTGACCGTGCGCCAGACCGGCAACACCGCGAACATCAGCCCGTCGATGGGTTCGACGCCGCTGCACCGCAACGTGTGGGCGTCGGGCACGATCGACGTCTCCATCGAGGGTGGCACCGCCAAGGGCGGCACCATCGATGCCGGCTACATCGTGGCGTGCCAGCTGAACTTCGGTGGC from Rhodococcus opacus B4 encodes:
- the rpmG gene encoding 50S ribosomal protein L33 produces the protein MAGRNEIRPIVKLKSTAGTGYTYVTRKNRRNDPDRLVMKKYDPVARKHVDFREEK
- a CDS encoding type B 50S ribosomal protein L31, coding for MKPGIHPDYHPVVFQDASTGTTFLTRSTLTSDRTAVWEDGNTYPLVVVDVTSESHPFWTGAQRVMDTAGRVEKFERRYGVRKRP
- a CDS encoding S1C family serine protease, whose amino-acid sequence is MTEDRHSHDGDSRDNAGGDRGGRPDQPAHPQPPAQGYHPTEQFPTTPHNPAGGPAGQQAYGAGYPQGNPYGAPQPTQQFGHPQHSAPGHPGAQHAAGQPGTPQGPFPGLQGPGQPGGGSTATATKRPARTAIVVGAVALALVSGGIGGVVGSLATDRNGSGAAVTNSLDAPKNNTATPAANAPAGSVQAVANKVVPSVVQIEVATAGGSGGEGSGIVISSDGMILTNNHVAGAAAKGGKLTVAFSDGSTADAKLVGADPVSDLAVIKVDGKTDLTPIELGTSGNVQVGQQVVAIGSPLGLAGTVTEGIISALNRPVSTSGESGNQNTVIDALQTDAAINPGNSGGALVNMDGQLIGINTAIASIGGSGAGEQSGSIGLGFAIPVDQARRIADELVKTGKATQAVIGIQVPSQDAANGATVVEVTSGSPAEKAGIPKGSVITKVDDRVITSGDALIAAIRSHAPGDNVSITYTDGNGSNSKTVDVTLGTAEQGGR
- the mrf gene encoding ribosome hibernation factor-recruiting GTPase MRF; this translates as MTIVIERVLVNEILDGRTPLILVSGWSGPAEEAARSLLREGTVVVHHDLDLVHEGVVRRTVTTLESGAPRERLRILELAHGCISCTLREDLLPLIRRLHTRSSVQRIVLHLDRGLEPEAVCWAVEHVSVSGVVGQIDGPASRDVRVDGVVTCLDAGSWLADATGDDALDDDRTVAQVAVGQVDFADALVVSGSAGDGWQQARLHAVLARLAPGAPISWGGGTPDVERLLLDIPAGARRGEPSHAHSPLLRGQPPLSHDCGVMLVEFTATRPFHPERLHEAVDVLLDGVVTSRGRVWVATQPDEALWLESAGGGLRVASADRWLAAMTPEEQEQAGVARRAMAALCWDERFGDRHTSMVVLVHAADPTEIDRTLQWALVTDDELADEAAWQSWPDPFGQFHEDPCESSESPYAEPESREGHE
- the rpsN gene encoding 30S ribosomal protein S14, which translates into the protein MAKKSKIAKNEQRKIVVARWAERRAELKETIRRPSSSEDERAEARAALQRLPRDASPVRLRNRDAADGRPRGHLRKFGLSRVRVREMAHRGELPGVHKSSW
- a CDS encoding response regulator transcription factor codes for the protein MRILVVDDDRAVRESLRRSLSFNGYSVELAVDGIDALEKVANARPDALVLDVMMPRLDGLEVCRRLRSTGDDLPILVLTARDSVSERVSGLDAGADDYLPKPFALEELLARLRALLRRAAPEPGIDSEKMTFEDLTLDPVTREVTRGERSISLTRTEFSLLEMLMANPRRVLTRGRILEEVWGYDFPTSGNALEVYVGYLRRKTEADGETRLLHTVRGVGYVLRETPP
- a CDS encoding MogA/MoaB family molybdenum cofactor biosynthesis protein, producing MNTGILGQVESVLNGATTVGTMDIEASLAGRALVVIVDDRTAHGDGKDSIGPLVTELLNEAGFIVDAIVAVAADEVEIRNALNTAVIGGVDLVVSVGGTGVSPRDVTPDVTAEVLDREISGISEALRSSGLAAGSLDAGLSRGLAGVSGSTLVVNLASSRAAVRDGMATLTPLASHVISELSGLEG
- a CDS encoding MspA family porin, producing the protein MSENRKTGLRRGARVAGLGAAAAVVLGLMSTGAANADTFVPLPGGEKVVNAGSVTAKIARNAESALVSPSLAANGAGRVAWVSGDVFAELGGEIPEEGATLTTGYIVGCQIDITGLEGGLGGSLSSGGLDLSGSLSVPIAPGEVKFAKVKSKTDLKPGVSAIQYRDQQIEVQGCGGYAQARAYTVLEIPGNHYVKSTLYGQPFSIG
- the rpsR gene encoding 30S ribosomal protein S18; the protein is MAVKRAPSKKPRPVEGRKPKKNPLFAAKIEYVDYKDINLLRTFISDRGKIRSRRVTGLTPQQQRQVAVAVKNAREMALLPFTSR
- the rpmB gene encoding 50S ribosomal protein L28 — translated: MSAHCQVTGRKPGFGKSVSHSHKRTNRRWDPNIQKKTYLLPSEGRRITLTLSAKGIKTVDRDGIEAVVARIRARGEKV
- a CDS encoding sensor histidine kinase, with product MAVPFHRTAAKSGAAKHDTHHMSRHTTGPIPLPPEMRPPMPLTRSVSLRWRVTLLAASVVAIAVAVMAIAAYAVVSRALYADVDNQLRNRASALIDSNLVTFDPRYIAGATLYTTDISVALIFPDLDTYTPPGSNVPIGEPELSVARGEQETSLRTADNQRVLAERTQDGSTLVIAQRLAPTGAVLDRLAWVLFIVGGCGVVLAAAAGTTVGRTGLRPIARLTAATERVARTDDLTPMPVTGNDELARLTESFNTMLRALAESRERQSRLVADAGHELRTPLTSLRTNMELLIASSRPGAPHIPDEDMAELRTDVVAQIEELSQLVGDLVDLAREDAPETVFERVDLSEVVDRSLERARRRRNEIDFTAVTVPWFVYGDHAGLSRAVLNVLDNAAKWSPTGEQVRVAMKPAGDGLLELTVDDAGPGIPEEDRELVFDRFYRSTASRSMPGSGLGLAIVRQVVVKHGGTIAVDVSERGGALIRIVLPGEPEAE
- a CDS encoding trimeric intracellular cation channel family protein, producing MLLYILELVGIAVFAASGALVGVTKRLDIFGVCVVGVFTALGGGIVRDVLLGIHPPTSLGSWPNLGTSFGMSLLVFFLHSTVGRLRREILVLDALGMGLFASTGAVIALDHGASPLASCLIGGTAAIGGGILRDVLVNEVPLLLQRDFYAVPALLGSALVVAVSEWGSGTDVALVVGTVFASALRLVALWRNWGLPGPRVLE